A segment of the Candoia aspera isolate rCanAsp1 chromosome 8, rCanAsp1.hap2, whole genome shotgun sequence genome:
CCCGGCCGGTTCTAGCCAACCCCCCGAGGGGCTCGCGGGACGAGCGCGGGTGCGGCGCGGGGCCCTGCCTCAGTTGTGCGACGTCATGTGCCGGGAGAGGTGGTGGCGCTCGCGGAAGGACTCGTTGCAAATGGGGCACTTCAGCTTTTCCTCCCGCCGCCGCTTCACCAGGGGCTCCAGCGCGTACTCCTTTTTGTGGTGGGAGCGCATGTGGTACACGAGGTCAGAGGTCATGCGGAAAGAGGCGTTGCACTTGGCGCACCAGTTCTGCGCCGGCAGGCACAGCGAGGTGAAGGAGGGCGGCAGCAACGTGAGCGCCGAGGGCAGCTGCAGCTGAaggggcgccgccgccgccacggCCGCCGCCGAGCTCTTGGGCCAGAAGGTGGTGGCGTAGAGGAAGGGGCTCTGCTTGGgcagcccgccgccgccgcccgacccggcccccccgccgccgcctcccccggttcccccgccgccgccgccccctgcGGCCCCCCCGCTGCCGAGCTCTCCGGGCGCGCTGGGCAGCTTGACGGCGAGCGGGTCCGGTGCGTAAAGGCGCGCTCCCCCCTCCGCGCCCGCGTGGCAGCCCGCTTCCACCAGCGCGCTCAGCTTCTGTCCCAGCACCAGCTGCGTCGCGTGAGCCGAGGCGGCGGCCGAGAAGGTGGACCGCGCTGGCTGCGAGAAGGCGCTCTTCCGCTCCTCGGGGCTGCCCGCGCTGGAGGGCTGCGAGGAGGGCACTGTGGAGAAGGCGCTGCCCCCCGAGCGCGCGCCCAGAAGCGAGGGCGGAGGCGGCTTgtccgcgccgccgccgcctgccgGGGAGTCGCGCTCTTTCTCCTCGTCGCCGCCGTCCACGCCTCGGGAGGCCTTCTTCACCTCCACGAAGGCGCTTCTCTTGGCTTCGCCCGTCTCGGGGCTGGGAGGGCCGTAGAGGCGGCTGCTCTCTTCCAAGCCGAAGTAGCTGCCGGCCGGTCGGTACTGCTGCTGCGGGGTGCACACCAGCTCTTCCTTGGGCGACGAGGGGACGGGCCTCTCCAAGCGCCCCCTGACGCTCGCCGCGCCTCGCTCTTCGGCCAGCGCGTCTCCTCCGGAGTATTTCCGCTTCGCTTTGCCACCGGGGCTGGGATGGCCGTCCGGACCGGCCGCCGGCTGCTCCCGGCTGCTGGGAGAGCCGCTACCGCTGCTCGCTCGCGAGTTCTCCAGCTCTCTGGCCAGGTTGTGGAAGTCCGTGGACGGCTTGGTCACACCGCCGTTGCTCGGGCTGTTGCCGTCCTGGGCACAGTGGTAGTGGTGGCGGTGGGGGGACGCGGGGGGCTGGATCTGAGGCTGGCCCCCAATGGGCTTGCCGTGGAACTTACTGGCGCTCTCGTGCTCCTTGGGGCTGCCATCCTTGGGGCTGGGGTCGTCGGCTGGGCTGCTGTCCGCCCCGTGCAGCCTCTTGGGGCAGCGGAACCGCAGGTGCGCCACGTACGGGAACTCGAATTGGAAACGCTGGCCACACTCCAGGCAGGTGTGCGGGGACGAACCTGGAGCGGGACAGAAAGAGAGGCGAGAGCCTGTTAGTCACCTCTTGCGCCAGACCGACTGGCCAAGTTGTCAGATGCACAAGCCCTGGAAATTAATTTTGAACCCCACCGGTGGTTGACCCATGGGTATCCAGCTGAAACCACTCTCAGACGTTTAAAACCCACAAGGTACCAGAGAATAGGCATTGTTATAATTGTGTTCAGGAGCTCTGACACAAAAAAGTCCGGGCTTCCTGCCATAACGAGAACCATTCCCCTAAACACATCTGCTTCAGAAGAAACCCCACTGATTTCAAGCATGTATAGAATTGCAACCAGAAATTCTGGCTTGGTTCATGCAGCATGGTCAACCATGTTCTGAGCCATAAGACTAAACCCAAACAATTAAACCATGACTCAGAATGTACTAACCAcaatggcctgattcacacatacGCTACAGCttgctgtgttttattttgtttatggttcagcatttattatatttatatcccacatttcttCCAGGAGCAAAAGGCAGTGGATATAGTGAATAGTCCCGGCTGTTATGCTCACTGTTCATAAAGAAGGAAATGAGGTTATTTATGCCTCTGAAAATATAAAGGATAATTCTTGTTGGGGTTCAGAACCTGATTTCACTTCCCAATGGCCCTGTGAGGTTTGTCAACTTGGATACTATGACTTGCAGGTATGTCATGGCTCCAAAGGACTGGAGCTCTGTTTCCCATGGACCAAGTTCTCACTACATCTCCTGGACCACTAAGAGACTGTCTCCCATGCAGCTACTCAGATCAGGACCTGTTGAGTTGAGGATGTCCACTGAAGGATACTTTAGTCCCAAACATCTGAAGAACGCCAAGTAACTTGTCTCTCATGGCTGACTATGAACTGTAAGTTCTTCCCACTGTAGATCAGCACTGTGACCAACGTGCCACTGTCTTCCTAGATGCACCCATAAATCTAATAGAATGTCAGGAAGTGAACAGATGTTCAGAGAAGCAGCTGTTAGGGCATTCTGAGGGCTCTAgatctggagaattctgggagttgaagtccacacatcttaaagttgctaaagttcaGAAAGACTGTTTTAGATAGTCTCATTTGCAGGGTACTAGATTCGGAATAGCCGGACTAACGAATGAAGGTGGGGCAATTTACTACTCCCCTGCCCCATAAAGCAGGAGTAAAATAAAATGGAGACCTTCCATCTGAATGCAGACACAAGCTACTGTAATTTCAACCCTGTGGACCATTCTGGTTTCTTCTTAATGGGGCCGCCATGATGCACATACATTAAGTTTATAAATGCTTAGCCAGGCTATTTGAAGACCCAGCAACTTCTCTTTTGTGCTAAGCTTGTCTAGTATTAATCTcggcttggtgtgtgtgtgtgtgtgttgtttgtgTGTCTCACTATGCTCTGTAAACCCACGTCCTTTGGTTAATTTTTGATCCAATAGAACATGCTGAACCAGAAAGTGGGCTAGTTCGGAATGTGCCCATGTTACCTCTGCAGCAAACAGCACTAAACGtggcattttttgttgtttgaagGCCTTGATCCTAGCAAGAAGGGAACTGTTAGGTTGCCTACTGAAAGATATTACTCTTTCCTTCCAATGGGTGGTAGACCAACTTTGCTCCCTCACTTCTCCTGAAAGGCAGGGAACAGCAAGTTCCCTAAACTGAGAACTGCTAAAACCAAGCTCCCAGCCTGAGTGACCTACAGCTCTGCTGTGGGGAAAGATGTAACAGTAGGAAATAAGATTTGCTGCTGCAGTTGATCATAtgaattcagtgtttctcaaccttggcaacttcaagttgggagttgaagtccacccagcttgaagttgccaaggttgaggagcaccAATAGAGTTAGTTAAAAAACGAGTCTTGGGATTTGGGAGTGAGTGGGGGTGAGGCAGCTTCGCCAACTTCCCTGCTCCGCGGCGAGTCTTTAAACACCTTAACAGATTGCAGCCTTTCAGCTAATCCAGCGTTTCCGAACCGTTTCAAATGGGATGCTGTGGATTACAGTAATTAAGCATCATTTGTGCCTGGGATATTTGGTTAACACGCTGGTTTGCCAGTCAGGTTGGCAGGGCGCCCGTTTCCAGAAGGGAGGTGTCTCCTCCTCTCGCTTCAGTCTTAAATCCGCTGGGACCCCGGATCTAAGACCTCCAGAAAATGCCCTGGGAGGGACCACCCCCTCCTCCTACGAATTGTCACCTACCCTTCACTTTGCTCTGGGACCTCACGGGGCTCAGCAGCAACAGCTC
Coding sequences within it:
- the PRDM8 gene encoding PR domain zinc finger protein 8 — its product is MEESGVPRSIWDGDAKAVQQCLTDIFTSVYTTCDIPENAIFGPCVLSHTSLYDSIAFVALKSTDKRTVPYIFRVDTSAANGSSEGLMWLRLVQSARDKEEQNLEAYIKNGQLFYRSLRRIAKDEELLVWYGKELTELLLLSPVRSQSKVKGSSPHTCLECGQRFQFEFPYVAHLRFRCPKRLHGADSSPADDPSPKDGSPKEHESASKFHGKPIGGQPQIQPPASPHRHHYHCAQDGNSPSNGGVTKPSTDFHNLARELENSRASSGSGSPSSREQPAAGPDGHPSPGGKAKRKYSGGDALAEERGAASVRGRLERPVPSSPKEELVCTPQQQYRPAGSYFGLEESSRLYGPPSPETGEAKRSAFVEVKKASRGVDGGDEEKERDSPAGGGGADKPPPPSLLGARSGGSAFSTVPSSQPSSAGSPEERKSAFSQPARSTFSAAASAHATQLVLGQKLSALVEAGCHAGAEGGARLYAPDPLAVKLPSAPGELGSGGAAGGGGGGGTGGGGGGGAGSGGGGGLPKQSPFLYATTFWPKSSAAAVAAAAPLQLQLPSALTLLPPSFTSLCLPAQNWCAKCNASFRMTSDLVYHMRSHHKKEYALEPLVKRRREEKLKCPICNESFRERHHLSRHMTSHN